The Pecten maximus chromosome 14, xPecMax1.1, whole genome shotgun sequence genome includes a region encoding these proteins:
- the LOC117341837 gene encoding uncharacterized protein LOC117341837, which translates to MKIYVNIYSLFLIKLQLEQASMWTLDLSSSVNKEAGLSPGKFTEIYAEKQGKRRLKVEKKSKLPSTKRRRMQLKQERNLTQCASQALEGDTYQSEIGLEEQVDIEKIPDPVPRGNFKPVTIPSRAPSIVVFDLETTDLIRGRHMPHITQIAAVGLENDAIFNTYIIPKIPIRETAMEVTGIVVTAGKMTVHGKCVDAEDITSGLLKFLNWLQTYQNVILVAHNGRKFDFPVLMNTVKSLKQSKMLFQSVEGCIDSLSVFKKVFPGQTNYKQETLMSSILGQTYGAHDAKEDILALSLLLKEAKLSKSETLSFSFSPIAQHALRFSAEKAKNVPSLHHLIAQGILKHATAENFAGSGLNFQHLKKNFQRDGEDGLRAIFVQKNCDGQPRISAAKRILDSVIPKLVDLFEKQD; encoded by the exons ATGAAAATCTACGTAAACATCTACAGCCTATTTTTAATCAAGTTACAGCTCGAGCAGGCCAGTATGTGGACCTTGGATCTATCCAGCAGT GTAAACAAGGAAGCTGGTTTATCTCCTGGAAAATTTACTGAGATCTATGCAGAGAAACAAGGCAAACGAAGATTAAAGGTAGAGAAAAAATCAAAACTGCCTTCTACAAAGAGGAGAAGGATGCAGCTCAAACAAGAGAGAAACCTAACACAGTGTGCTTCACAAGCACTGGAGGGAGACACATACCAATCAG AGATTGGCTTAGAAGAGCAAGTAGATATAGAAAAGATTCCAGACCCTGTTCCCCGTGGTAACTTCAAACCTGTCACCATTCCTAGTCGAGCCCCATCCATTGTTGTTTTTGACTTGGAAACTACTGACCTGA TTCGAGGTCGACACATGCCACACATAACACAAATAGCTGCTGTTGGACTAGAGAATGATGCTATTTTTAACACCTACATTATCCCAAAGATACCAATTAGGGAGACTGCAATGGAAGTTACTGGTATAGTTGTGACTGCAGGAAAAATGACAGTACATGGAAAATGTGTCGATGCTGAGGACATCACATCAGGTCTCTTGAAATTCCTAAACTGGCTGCAGACATACCAAAACGTGATTTTAGTGGCCCATAATGGCAGAAAATTTGATTTTCCTGTTCTCATGAACACAGTGAAATCTTTGAAACAGTCTAAAATGTTATTTCAAAGTGTAGAAGGGTGTATTGACTCCCTTAGTGTATTCAAGAAAGTGTTTCCAGGGCAGACAAATTACAAGCAGGAAACGTTGATGAGCTCAATACTGGGTCAAACATACGGCGCTCATGACGCAAAGGAGGATATTTTAGCACTATCACTGCTATTGAAAGAAGCAAAGTTATCAAAATCTGAAACACTGTCTTTTAGTTTTTCTCCTATTGCCCAACATGCTTTGCGTTTTAGTGCGGAAAAGGCAAAAAATGTGCCTTCTTTACATCATTTAATTGCACAAGGCATCTTAAAACATGCAACAGCTGAAAATTTTGCAGGCTCTGGTTTGAACTTCCaacatctgaaaaaaaatttccaaagaGATGGTGAAGATGGACTGAGAGCAATATTTGTGCAAAAGAATTGTGATGGACAGCCACGTATCTCAGCTGCTAAAAGAATCCTTGATTCAGTTATTCCAAAACTTGTAGATCTATTTGAAAAACAAGATTAA